The Candidatus Hydrogenedentota bacterium genome includes a region encoding these proteins:
- a CDS encoding efflux RND transporter periplasmic adaptor subunit: protein MKALLSFALCAAIIAGGAGTVYTVYVLNPTPVPEEKPDLAAPVNVHVLTLRPTLVEDVLPLTGRIEPWEDITVSAEVSGTVEAQGVEEGDEVRAGQDVFHIDTSWYQAEHTRAVAQETLAKQEMARVESLRQNGISSPQELDRAQTERKVAEATVAAAATRLDKSVVHAPIGGIVDEVFVKAGEWADAGKPLARIVQTGRVKVIVGVPERDIPYFKTGNEVTLTCDAFAEAVFAGRIYRIATTAERETRTFLVEVAIDNGDGRLKPGMIARVRLVRGTYPDAVSVPVFSVISLENQRFAIVEERGVAHYRPIEVGVLQGDHAHVRRGLQAGDRLIVVGHRDLREGQPVTVTEEVAE from the coding sequence GTGAAAGCGTTGCTTTCGTTCGCACTGTGCGCCGCCATTATCGCCGGAGGCGCGGGCACGGTATACACAGTCTACGTGCTGAATCCTACCCCTGTCCCTGAAGAGAAACCGGACTTGGCGGCACCCGTGAATGTGCATGTGCTGACCTTGCGACCCACTCTGGTGGAAGATGTGCTCCCGCTTACGGGCCGGATCGAACCTTGGGAAGACATCACGGTCAGCGCGGAGGTGTCCGGCACCGTCGAGGCGCAAGGCGTGGAAGAGGGTGACGAGGTGCGCGCCGGGCAGGACGTGTTCCACATCGATACATCCTGGTATCAGGCGGAACACACGCGGGCTGTCGCGCAGGAGACCTTGGCGAAACAGGAAATGGCGCGGGTGGAAAGCCTGCGGCAGAACGGGATCAGTTCGCCCCAGGAACTGGACCGTGCCCAGACCGAGCGGAAAGTGGCGGAGGCGACGGTTGCGGCGGCGGCGACGCGGCTGGACAAGAGCGTGGTGCATGCTCCGATCGGCGGAATTGTGGACGAGGTCTTTGTGAAAGCCGGCGAATGGGCCGATGCGGGGAAGCCGCTTGCCCGCATCGTGCAGACCGGCAGAGTAAAGGTCATCGTTGGCGTCCCGGAGCGGGACATCCCCTATTTCAAGACGGGAAACGAGGTAACGCTGACGTGCGACGCCTTTGCGGAGGCGGTGTTCGCGGGACGCATCTATCGCATCGCCACGACGGCGGAGCGGGAGACGCGAACTTTTCTTGTCGAGGTCGCAATAGACAACGGGGATGGCCGGCTGAAGCCCGGCATGATCGCGCGCGTGCGTCTCGTGCGCGGGACCTATCCCGACGCCGTCTCTGTACCCGTATTCTCGGTCATTTCGCTGGAGAATCAGCGATTCGCAATCGTTGAAGAGAGGGGTGTCGCCCATTACCGGCCCATCGAGGTAGGCGTGCTGCAAGGGGACCACGCCCATGTGAGGCGGGGCCTTCAGGCGGGCGACCGGTTGATAGTGGTGGGGCATCGCGACCTGCGCGAGGGACAGCCCGTCACGGTTACTGAAGAGGTTGCGGAATGA
- a CDS encoding efflux RND transporter permease subunit has protein sequence MIVSDVAIARRITVYVLLLLIVIMGLYSYVVLPRESSPEVVIPLILVRTIYEGVAPSDIESLITIPIERKLTGISGVKEVESTSAEGLSIIQIEFEADEDIDSALQKVRDKVDQAQNDLPVDAEEPIIEEVNISDLPIMFLSLMGDVGLPLLTKFAEDLEDEIESIKGVLDVHVVGGTEREIQIIVDPDRATEYGVSMADLVTLARVENVNTPAGSIELGDAKFSVRVPGEFASAEEIKNLIIKAGPSGNVYMRDIAEVVDGFKDMETLSRLDGRQTVALTVSKRAGENIIRIAERVRETVGRFEKRMFPGMQLAITMDDSIEIQDMVTDLENNILTGLILVLVVIFVFMGFANAVMVALAVPISMLITFIALYLSDTTLNFVVLFSLLLALGMLVDNGIVVVENIYRHVQSGMAPLEASRKGASEVAWPVITSTLTTVAAFFPMFFWPGIWGSFMFYLPQTVSLALGGSLFVGLVVNPALAAVFMHFRPRKAVREAHKHHFVLRAYAALLRLALRWRAVTTTLALMMLIVIGAVYFRDAHIEFVPDTEPSRAYIDIDCPEGTRLEVTDGIVRQIEAIVEEYRDGVEFVMASAGFRGVSRFGGGGGNSHIGRVTLDFPKLTGAKVLPSVIVEEVRGKLGGITGAEISIEVSQEGPPSEPPVNVEISGDDFPTLAELAVKVADSIREIPNLVDLRDDYEKGKPEIRVNVDREQALLMGLNTDFIGKTVMAAIQGRKAGEYREGDKEYDVTVRFPKAFREDLTNLETLALVNLMGKAVPFGAVATLEQQAGYGAIKRVNRERTVTVSADSDGGRPGAEVLKDVQRELADFPLPSGYTLSYTGENEDQQEAQAFLMRAFVVAVFLIAIILVTQFNSVMQPLIILSSVILSLAGVFIGLLACDMAFGVIMTGIGCISLAGVVVNNAIVLLDFINQLRKQGLSVEDAVVQAGITRFRPVMLTAVTTVLGLVPMATGVSYDFLNARWIFGGESAQWWGPMAVAVIFGLSFATLLTLVVVPALYSLSVSAVTRLRGSA, from the coding sequence ATGATCGTCAGCGACGTTGCGATAGCGCGGCGCATAACGGTCTACGTTCTACTTCTGCTCATTGTCATCATGGGCCTTTACAGTTACGTTGTGCTGCCGCGCGAGTCGAGTCCCGAGGTGGTCATTCCGCTAATCCTCGTACGTACCATTTACGAAGGGGTCGCGCCGAGCGATATCGAGTCGCTGATCACGATTCCGATCGAACGGAAACTTACCGGAATCTCCGGGGTGAAGGAAGTCGAATCGACCAGCGCGGAAGGCCTCTCCATCATTCAAATCGAATTTGAAGCGGACGAAGACATCGATTCCGCTCTTCAAAAGGTTCGTGACAAAGTCGATCAAGCCCAGAATGACCTGCCGGTGGACGCGGAAGAGCCCATCATCGAAGAGGTGAACATATCCGACCTTCCCATCATGTTTCTGTCGCTCATGGGTGACGTGGGGCTGCCGCTCCTGACGAAGTTCGCGGAGGACCTTGAAGACGAAATCGAGAGCATCAAGGGCGTCCTCGATGTGCATGTGGTGGGCGGCACGGAACGCGAGATCCAGATCATCGTTGACCCCGACCGCGCCACGGAATACGGCGTTTCCATGGCGGACCTCGTCACGCTGGCGCGCGTTGAGAACGTGAATACGCCCGCGGGCTCGATCGAGCTTGGCGACGCGAAGTTCTCCGTGCGCGTACCAGGGGAATTCGCGAGCGCCGAGGAAATCAAGAACCTCATCATCAAAGCGGGGCCGTCCGGCAACGTATATATGCGCGACATCGCGGAAGTCGTCGACGGTTTCAAGGATATGGAGACGCTTTCGCGGCTGGATGGCCGGCAAACCGTCGCGCTGACCGTATCGAAACGCGCGGGCGAGAACATCATTCGTATCGCGGAGCGTGTCCGGGAGACGGTCGGCCGCTTCGAGAAGCGCATGTTTCCCGGGATGCAGCTTGCCATTACCATGGACGACTCGATCGAAATACAGGACATGGTGACGGACCTCGAGAACAACATTCTCACCGGCCTCATTCTCGTGCTGGTTGTGATCTTTGTGTTCATGGGCTTCGCCAATGCGGTCATGGTCGCTCTGGCGGTCCCCATTTCCATGCTCATCACGTTCATCGCGCTGTATCTCAGCGACACGACCTTGAATTTCGTGGTCCTGTTCAGCCTGCTTCTCGCGTTGGGCATGCTCGTGGACAACGGGATTGTCGTGGTTGAGAACATCTACCGGCATGTCCAATCGGGCATGGCCCCCCTGGAGGCGTCGCGCAAGGGGGCTAGCGAGGTGGCGTGGCCCGTGATCACGTCGACGCTGACCACCGTGGCTGCATTTTTCCCCATGTTCTTCTGGCCCGGCATCTGGGGCAGTTTCATGTTCTACCTGCCGCAGACCGTGAGTCTGGCGTTGGGCGGCTCGCTTTTCGTAGGGCTTGTGGTCAATCCGGCGCTGGCTGCCGTGTTCATGCACTTCCGGCCCAGGAAAGCCGTTCGTGAAGCGCATAAGCACCATTTTGTGCTACGCGCCTATGCGGCGCTCCTGCGGTTGGCCCTGCGCTGGCGCGCCGTCACGACCACGCTGGCCCTTATGATGCTCATCGTCATCGGAGCCGTGTATTTTCGCGATGCACACATAGAATTCGTTCCCGACACCGAGCCGAGCCGCGCCTACATCGACATCGATTGCCCCGAGGGCACGCGCCTGGAAGTCACGGACGGCATTGTGCGGCAGATCGAGGCGATTGTCGAAGAATATAGAGACGGCGTCGAATTCGTCATGGCGAGCGCCGGCTTCCGGGGTGTGAGCCGCTTCGGCGGCGGCGGCGGCAACAGCCATATTGGACGCGTCACCCTGGATTTTCCGAAACTGACCGGCGCTAAGGTGCTGCCCAGCGTGATCGTAGAGGAAGTACGCGGCAAACTGGGGGGGATTACGGGGGCCGAGATCAGTATTGAAGTAAGTCAGGAAGGGCCGCCCTCGGAGCCGCCGGTAAACGTGGAGATCAGCGGGGATGATTTTCCAACGCTCGCGGAACTTGCAGTCAAAGTGGCCGACTCCATTCGGGAAATCCCGAACCTAGTGGACTTGCGCGACGACTACGAGAAAGGCAAGCCGGAGATTCGCGTCAACGTGGACCGGGAACAGGCCCTGCTGATGGGTCTGAACACGGACTTCATCGGCAAGACCGTCATGGCGGCCATCCAGGGGCGCAAAGCGGGCGAGTACCGCGAAGGAGACAAGGAGTACGACGTCACCGTCCGCTTTCCCAAGGCATTTCGGGAAGACCTGACCAACCTGGAGACGCTTGCCTTGGTGAACCTGATGGGCAAGGCCGTGCCCTTTGGCGCGGTGGCCACGCTCGAACAACAGGCTGGCTATGGGGCTATCAAGCGGGTCAACCGGGAGCGCACCGTCACGGTATCGGCGGATTCCGACGGCGGGCGCCCCGGGGCGGAAGTGTTGAAAGACGTGCAGCGCGAATTGGCTGATTTCCCGCTGCCGAGCGGATACACACTTTCCTACACGGGCGAAAACGAAGACCAGCAGGAAGCGCAGGCGTTTCTCATGCGCGCGTTTGTTGTGGCCGTGTTCCTCATAGCGATTATTCTCGTTACGCAGTTCAACTCGGTGATGCAGCCGCTGATTATCCTGTCGTCGGTCATCCTCTCGCTTGCGGGCGTGTTCATAGGATTATTGGCATGCGACATGGCTTTCGGCGTCATCATGACGGGAATAGGCTGCATCAGTCTGGCGGGTGTGGTTGTGAACAACGCCATCGTGTTACTCGATTTCATCAACCAGTTGCGGAAGCAGGGTCTGTCCGTGGAGGATGCGGTTGTCCAGGCGGGCATCACGCGGTTCCGTCCCGTCATGCTCACGGCGGTCACGACGGTCCTGGGACTTGTCCCCATGGCCACAGGTGTGAGCTACGACTTCTTGAATGCACGCTGGATCTTCGGCGGCGAGTCGGCCCAATGGTGGGGGCCCATGGCCGTAGCCGTGATCTTCGGGCTTAGCTTCGCCACCCTGCTTACGCTGGTGGTCGTTCCCGCCCTCTACAGCCTGTCGGTGAGCGCCGTTACGCGCTTGCGCGGCAGCGCCTGA
- a CDS encoding endonuclease/exonuclease/phosphatase family protein — protein sequence MRANPTRRAFLAAAGSVWALGRGVLASERVSGASAGLRTVAYNVYGFDGWPENRANRERLRAARAQMPARVALELARYEPDIVTFSEAGPEASVAAVTQALGMRYAYFDGGFPGACLSRFPILESATYSLASKDIDALEPFTRHAGRALLDTPGGPVVVFSAHLHPRSRDVRLREIAQVRTWLQDSLDANAMLLVQGDLNHPPDGPEYALWRETGLVDTFAARDASGEGTVRSDKPVLRIDYIWVHGSLAQRLRQSRVLFEGAFRVNPDDPFSFALSDHLPVLAEFGQ from the coding sequence ATGCGCGCAAATCCGACTCGAAGGGCGTTTCTTGCCGCGGCGGGAAGTGTCTGGGCGCTCGGGCGCGGCGTTCTCGCGAGCGAACGGGTGTCCGGTGCGTCCGCCGGCCTGCGCACGGTCGCCTATAATGTGTACGGCTTCGACGGCTGGCCCGAAAACCGCGCCAACCGCGAGCGCCTGCGTGCGGCGCGGGCTCAGATGCCCGCGCGCGTCGCGCTGGAACTAGCCCGCTATGAGCCGGACATCGTGACCTTTTCGGAGGCGGGTCCCGAGGCTTCGGTCGCGGCCGTAACGCAAGCACTGGGCATGCGCTACGCCTATTTTGACGGCGGCTTTCCCGGTGCGTGCCTCTCCCGATTTCCAATCCTGGAATCCGCAACCTATTCCCTGGCGTCCAAGGACATCGATGCGCTCGAGCCGTTCACGCGGCATGCGGGCCGGGCTCTGCTCGATACGCCAGGCGGCCCGGTGGTCGTTTTCAGCGCCCACCTTCACCCGCGGTCGCGCGACGTGCGCCTGCGCGAAATCGCGCAAGTCCGGACCTGGCTGCAGGACAGCCTAGATGCCAACGCGATGCTGCTGGTCCAGGGAGACCTGAACCATCCGCCCGATGGCCCCGAGTATGCGCTCTGGCGGGAAACGGGGCTCGTGGACACGTTTGCGGCGCGCGACGCGAGCGGCGAAGGCACGGTTCGCAGCGATAAACCAGTCCTGCGCATTGACTACATCTGGGTGCATGGCTCCCTGGCTCAACGGCTGCGCCAGAGCCGCGTCCTGTTCGAGGGCGCTTTCCGCGTCAATCCCGATGACCCGTTTTCTTTCGCGCTGAGCGACCATCTTCCGGTTTTGGCTGAATTCGGCCAGTGA